A portion of the Pseudoxanthomonas sp. JBR18 genome contains these proteins:
- a CDS encoding hemolysin III family protein: MSSVPGPPISAPHYKTAAARRADLIVHVAGLALAIAGGALMVWRALANEALLLATCVYALGLLVMFACSAAYNFAAPARQPVLRKLDHAGIFVMIAGSYTPFLVLALSGAWVWTMIAVVWGVALFGVFAKLCLPGLGKGFWVAIYLLLGWVGIVAIKPMIAGLPAPVLWLIAAGGLIYTIGVGFYVRKAMVYNRALWHAHVLGGALAHWIAIWLCLRPLPQG; the protein is encoded by the coding sequence ATGAGTTCCGTGCCCGGTCCCCCCATTTCCGCGCCGCATTACAAGACCGCCGCCGCACGTCGCGCCGACCTGATCGTCCACGTCGCCGGGCTGGCGCTGGCCATCGCCGGCGGGGCGCTGATGGTGTGGCGCGCACTCGCCAACGAGGCATTGCTGCTGGCCACCTGCGTGTATGCGCTGGGGCTGCTGGTGATGTTCGCCTGTTCGGCCGCGTACAACTTCGCCGCGCCCGCGCGCCAGCCGGTGCTGCGCAAGCTGGATCATGCGGGGATCTTCGTGATGATCGCCGGCTCGTACACGCCGTTCCTGGTGCTGGCGCTGTCCGGCGCGTGGGTGTGGACGATGATCGCGGTGGTGTGGGGCGTGGCGCTGTTCGGGGTGTTCGCCAAGCTGTGCCTGCCCGGGCTGGGCAAGGGCTTCTGGGTGGCGATCTACCTGTTGCTGGGCTGGGTGGGCATCGTGGCGATCAAGCCGATGATCGCGGGATTGCCTGCGCCGGTGCTGTGGCTGATCGCCGCCGGCGGCCTGATCTACACCATCGGCGTTGGGTTTTACGTGCGCAAGGCGATGGTCTACAACCGCGCGCTGTGGCATGCGCACGTGCTCGGGGGCGCACTGGCGCACTGGATCGCCATCTGGCTGTGCCTGAGGCCGTTGCCGCAGGGTTGA
- a CDS encoding sugar-binding domain-containing protein: MTIKAVRVPLALAALCFLAPGIALAQQTAAVGDDHVYTSDLVTRWGKQVTPENAWRSYPRPQMQRAQWQNLNGQWDYAIRPKTEAQPTAMDGKILVPFAVESKLSGVARKVTPEDRIWYRRQFTIPADWSGQQVLLHFGAVDYEAHVLVNGGVVGSHRGGSDTFTFDITDYLKPGDNELVVQVTDPTSDGAQPRGKQQLDPKSIWYTPVSGIWQTVWLEPVPKLHIEDVNMTPDIDAGMLDVNVALNRSASDADAVRITARDGKRVVATRVVRANRRTRLAIPEAKLWSPDRPFLYDLDVELVSVQPPFDQADASQHRPNGRRDDSLLTEVEAQAYAKAKVVGTPRDQVRSYFAMRKSSIGPGPIPGQPVMLLNNQPLFQNGTLDQGWWPDGLLTPPSEEAIAFELKFLKRAGFNMLRKHIKVEPAQYYAMADRLGILIWQDMPSGEEEDSLDQFVRQASNDEVLFPARVSDEFEYELLRMISDLRNHPSIVTWVVNNEGWGQYASTRLAQAVKALDPSRVVNKTSGWLDTGDAGSDLFDIHTYEDVPHVPERHTHRAIVIGEYGGIGLPIEGHLWFPANRNWGYQTAKDQDDYRQRYQRKFAEIIRQAREVGLSAAVYTQTTDVEGEINGLMTYDREVPKMPAADFARVHAPLVEASPAAAD; this comes from the coding sequence ATGACGATCAAGGCCGTCCGCGTCCCGCTGGCCCTCGCGGCGCTGTGCTTCCTCGCTCCCGGCATCGCGCTGGCGCAGCAGACCGCCGCCGTCGGCGACGACCATGTCTACACCAGCGACCTGGTCACGCGTTGGGGCAAGCAGGTCACGCCGGAGAATGCCTGGCGCAGTTATCCGCGCCCGCAGATGCAACGTGCGCAATGGCAGAACCTCAATGGCCAATGGGACTACGCAATCCGGCCCAAGACCGAAGCTCAGCCCACTGCGATGGACGGGAAGATCCTGGTGCCGTTCGCAGTGGAATCCAAGCTGTCAGGCGTGGCGCGCAAGGTCACACCCGAAGACCGCATCTGGTACCGGCGCCAGTTCACCATTCCCGCCGACTGGTCCGGGCAGCAGGTGCTGCTGCATTTTGGTGCGGTCGACTACGAGGCGCACGTGCTGGTCAACGGTGGGGTCGTCGGCTCGCATCGTGGTGGCTCGGATACGTTTACCTTCGACATCACCGACTACCTCAAGCCCGGTGACAACGAGCTGGTGGTGCAGGTCACCGATCCCACCTCCGACGGCGCCCAGCCGCGCGGCAAGCAGCAGCTCGACCCCAAGAGCATCTGGTACACACCGGTCAGCGGCATCTGGCAGACGGTGTGGCTGGAGCCGGTGCCCAAGCTGCACATCGAAGACGTCAACATGACTCCGGACATCGATGCCGGCATGCTGGACGTCAACGTCGCGCTCAACCGCAGCGCCAGCGATGCCGACGCGGTGCGGATCACCGCGCGCGACGGCAAGCGCGTGGTGGCCACGCGCGTGGTGCGCGCCAACCGCCGCACGCGCCTGGCGATCCCCGAGGCCAAGCTGTGGTCGCCGGACCGACCCTTCCTCTATGACCTAGATGTGGAACTGGTGTCGGTGCAGCCGCCCTTCGACCAGGCCGACGCCTCCCAGCACCGCCCCAATGGCCGACGCGACGATTCCCTGCTCACCGAGGTCGAGGCGCAGGCCTATGCCAAGGCCAAGGTGGTCGGCACACCGCGTGACCAGGTACGCAGCTACTTCGCCATGCGCAAGAGCTCCATTGGGCCGGGCCCCATCCCGGGCCAGCCGGTGATGCTGCTCAACAACCAGCCGCTGTTCCAGAACGGCACGCTGGATCAGGGCTGGTGGCCCGACGGCCTGCTCACCCCACCGTCGGAAGAGGCGATCGCCTTCGAACTGAAGTTCCTCAAGCGTGCCGGCTTCAACATGTTGCGCAAGCACATCAAGGTCGAGCCGGCGCAGTACTACGCCATGGCCGACAGGCTGGGCATCTTGATCTGGCAGGACATGCCCTCGGGCGAGGAGGAGGACAGCCTGGATCAGTTCGTGCGGCAGGCCTCCAACGACGAGGTGCTGTTCCCCGCGCGCGTCTCCGATGAATTCGAGTACGAGCTGCTGCGCATGATCAGCGACCTGCGTAACCATCCGTCCATCGTCACCTGGGTGGTCAATAACGAAGGTTGGGGCCAATACGCCTCCACGCGCCTGGCCCAGGCGGTCAAGGCGCTGGACCCGAGCCGCGTGGTGAACAAGACCAGCGGTTGGCTGGATACCGGCGATGCCGGTTCGGATCTGTTCGACATCCACACCTACGAGGACGTGCCGCACGTGCCGGAGCGACACACGCACCGGGCCATCGTGATTGGCGAATACGGCGGCATCGGCCTGCCCATCGAGGGCCATCTGTGGTTCCCGGCCAATCGCAACTGGGGATATCAAACGGCCAAGGATCAGGACGATTACCGGCAGCGCTACCAGCGCAAGTTCGCCGAGATCATCCGCCAGGCGCGCGAGGTGGGCCTGAGCGCGGCGGTCTATACCCAGACCACCGACGTGGAAGGCGAGATCAACGGCCTGATGACCTACGACCGCGAGGTGCCCAAGATGCCGGCCGCCGACTTCGCCCGGGTCCACGCGCCGCTGGTCGAAGCGTCCCCGGCAGCGGCCGACTGA
- a CDS encoding methyl-accepting chemotaxis protein gives MKLPMLTIATKLRVSLIAVVLGLAVVGFAYWRVSAGTTAADTELQRFQERNATVQRLAQAFNEARRLQAEYALSFSVDSGKRFNAARATLRRDLAQAALGKPSGTGPAATFQATIKDYLASAESLDERIAELGHDADSGLQGELREAVHGVENVLGQYDAPALQVSMLTMRRHEKDFILRRDQKYADQLGAEAMPFELLLQKSRIPEAAREQIRTLMQQYQDRFIAYAAARYGVDSEVQSLDAAAAKVVPALAALNRQQDALLQQGRKTQADERAWMNAMFSITLVAVAVVLVVMLVLLLRAIVRPLEQAVAFARDIADDRLDSRLAIHNPNDELGTLGAALQHMQASLRQRIEGERATARENARVRQALDAVQASVMVTDAQGMVVYVNDALTDDFARAGLGGETLLGTRAGELGTQVAAMLTAACERAEPQAGETELCMSHFRLQVSPVLDNGQLLGLAMEWQDRRLERVIEHEVAALVADAARGHLEERIGLDGKAGFVRVLAEKINLLLDSVETRLLEVTRVMEAFARGDLRERMRGDHQGLYASLRQGLDAAIEQVGGIVTGIQGSAGEVRASAEEMASGTSDLSARTERQASDLGAAMQLMDQVSGEVEQNIARVRDTVAMAVEASEAARQGREIAHAAVAGMDHIRGSSRRIAEIVATVDGLAFQTNLLALNAAVEAARAGSHGRGFAVVAGEVRNLAQRSSASAQEIRKLVDGSLQQVEQGAKLVGSTGATMDDILSRVERVVGVVEQINAASQRQGEAVGGVDRLLRGIGQGTEQNAALAEESNAAARSLLEQAGHLSEAAQAFIVQPEPVKAKLRAVG, from the coding sequence ATGAAACTCCCCATGCTCACCATTGCGACCAAGCTCCGCGTGAGCCTGATCGCCGTTGTCCTTGGACTTGCCGTGGTCGGCTTTGCCTACTGGCGGGTCAGTGCCGGAACCACGGCGGCCGATACCGAACTGCAGCGCTTCCAGGAGCGGAACGCCACCGTCCAGCGGCTGGCCCAGGCCTTCAACGAGGCGCGCCGGCTGCAGGCCGAGTATGCCCTGTCTTTCTCGGTGGACAGTGGCAAGCGCTTCAACGCCGCGCGCGCCACGCTGCGGCGCGACCTGGCCCAGGCAGCGCTGGGCAAACCGTCTGGCACCGGGCCGGCGGCGACGTTCCAGGCTACGATCAAGGACTACCTCGCCTCGGCCGAGTCGCTGGACGAGCGCATCGCCGAACTGGGGCACGATGCCGATTCCGGACTGCAGGGCGAACTGCGTGAGGCGGTGCATGGCGTGGAGAACGTGCTGGGCCAGTACGACGCGCCGGCCCTGCAAGTCTCCATGCTGACCATGCGCCGGCACGAGAAGGACTTCATCCTGCGTCGCGACCAGAAGTACGCCGACCAGTTGGGGGCCGAGGCCATGCCCTTCGAGCTGCTGCTGCAGAAATCCAGGATCCCCGAGGCCGCGCGCGAACAGATCCGCACGCTCATGCAGCAATATCAGGATCGCTTCATCGCCTATGCCGCTGCCCGTTACGGGGTCGACAGCGAAGTCCAGTCGCTGGACGCGGCCGCGGCCAAGGTGGTGCCCGCCCTGGCCGCGCTCAACAGGCAGCAGGACGCGCTGCTGCAGCAGGGGCGCAAGACGCAGGCCGACGAGCGTGCGTGGATGAACGCGATGTTCTCCATCACCCTGGTCGCCGTCGCGGTTGTTTTGGTGGTGATGCTGGTCCTGCTGCTGCGCGCCATCGTGCGTCCGCTGGAGCAGGCCGTCGCCTTCGCCAGGGACATCGCCGACGATCGCCTCGACAGCCGCCTGGCCATCCACAACCCCAACGATGAACTGGGGACCCTGGGGGCCGCGTTGCAGCACATGCAGGCCAGCCTGCGGCAGCGGATCGAAGGCGAACGCGCCACCGCGCGGGAGAACGCGCGCGTGCGTCAGGCGCTCGACGCGGTCCAGGCCAGCGTCATGGTCACCGATGCACAGGGCATGGTGGTCTACGTCAACGACGCGCTCACCGATGACTTCGCCCGTGCCGGGCTGGGAGGGGAGACCCTGCTGGGCACCCGGGCGGGCGAGTTGGGCACGCAGGTGGCCGCGATGCTGACCGCCGCGTGCGAGCGCGCCGAACCTCAGGCGGGCGAGACCGAACTGTGCATGAGTCATTTCCGCCTGCAGGTCAGCCCGGTGCTGGACAACGGGCAGCTGCTGGGCCTGGCAATGGAATGGCAGGATCGCCGCCTGGAGCGCGTGATCGAGCACGAGGTGGCCGCGCTGGTGGCCGATGCCGCGCGCGGCCATCTGGAGGAGCGCATCGGACTGGACGGCAAGGCGGGCTTCGTGCGGGTCTTGGCCGAAAAGATCAACTTGTTGCTCGACAGCGTCGAGACGCGCCTGCTGGAGGTCACCCGGGTCATGGAGGCCTTCGCGCGCGGCGACCTGCGCGAGCGGATGCGCGGCGATCACCAGGGGCTGTACGCCAGTCTGCGCCAGGGCCTGGATGCGGCGATCGAGCAGGTCGGTGGCATCGTCACCGGCATCCAGGGCTCGGCCGGCGAGGTGCGCGCCTCGGCCGAGGAAATGGCCTCGGGCACCTCGGACCTGTCGGCCCGCACCGAGCGCCAGGCCAGCGATCTGGGGGCGGCCATGCAGCTGATGGACCAGGTCTCCGGCGAGGTCGAACAGAACATCGCCCGCGTGCGCGACACCGTGGCGATGGCGGTCGAGGCCAGCGAGGCGGCGCGCCAGGGGCGGGAGATCGCCCACGCCGCGGTGGCCGGGATGGATCACATCCGGGGCTCGTCGCGGCGCATCGCCGAGATCGTCGCCACGGTCGACGGCCTGGCCTTCCAGACCAACCTGCTGGCCCTCAACGCCGCGGTGGAAGCCGCGCGCGCCGGCAGCCACGGGCGCGGGTTTGCGGTGGTGGCCGGCGAGGTGCGCAACCTGGCACAGCGCTCGTCGGCCTCGGCGCAGGAGATCCGCAAGCTGGTCGATGGCTCGCTGCAGCAGGTCGAGCAGGGCGCCAAGCTGGTGGGTTCCACCGGCGCGACCATGGACGACATCCTCTCGCGCGTGGAGCGCGTGGTCGGCGTGGTCGAGCAGATCAACGCCGCCTCGCAGCGCCAGGGCGAGGCGGTGGGCGGCGTCGACCGGCTGCTGCGCGGGATCGGCCAGGGCACCGAACAGAACGCCGCCCTGGCCGAGGAGTCCAATGCGGCGGCGCGCAGCCTGCTCGAACAGGCCGGGCATCTGAGCGAAGCGGCGCAGGCCTTCATCGTCCAGCCCGAGCCGGTCAAGGCCAAGCTGCGGGCGGTGGGTTGA
- a CDS encoding YitT family protein produces MAVPTSHRIAMSSTPTAPAASAPLRVAPARHSWLDNLQGFTFGVVMLAFGTSMFKAAGLISGQLAGLSLLGAHVSGQSFGLLFLIVNLPFYAFAVRVRGWAFAARSLAAIVAVGLLADHAGQWIDYARLSPVLAAVVGGFCAGIGLIALFRHGTSCGGMGILAMYVQDRTGFRAGWLQLGFDLTLMACACAVLPLRAVAVSALGVVVMNLSIAFNHRRDWYTAG; encoded by the coding sequence ATGGCCGTCCCCACGTCGCACCGCATCGCCATGTCCTCCACCCCGACCGCGCCCGCCGCGTCGGCGCCCTTGCGCGTCGCCCCTGCCCGCCATTCCTGGCTGGATAACCTGCAAGGCTTCACCTTCGGTGTGGTGATGCTGGCGTTCGGCACGTCCATGTTCAAAGCCGCCGGGCTGATCAGTGGCCAACTGGCCGGGTTGTCGCTGCTGGGCGCGCACGTGAGCGGGCAGTCGTTCGGGCTGCTGTTCCTGATCGTCAACCTGCCCTTCTATGCCTTCGCCGTGCGCGTGCGCGGCTGGGCGTTCGCCGCGCGCAGCCTGGCCGCCATCGTCGCGGTCGGCCTGCTGGCCGACCACGCCGGCCAGTGGATCGATTACGCACGCCTGAGCCCGGTCCTGGCTGCCGTCGTCGGTGGCTTCTGCGCGGGCATCGGCCTGATCGCCCTGTTCCGCCATGGCACCAGCTGCGGCGGCATGGGCATCCTGGCGATGTACGTCCAGGACCGCACCGGCTTCCGGGCCGGCTGGCTGCAACTGGGCTTCGACCTGACCCTGATGGCGTGCGCCTGCGCGGTGCTGCCCCTGCGCGCGGTCGCGGTCTCGGCGCTGGGCGTGGTGGTGATGAACCTGAGCATCGCCTTCAACCACCGCCGCGACTGGTACACCGCCGGCTGA
- a CDS encoding S9 family peptidase, protein MLLNSIAPRLIGALVLTAAAASAGAVTEADYARAAKLAYAQPLVDHAVTRVTWLDAGHFVYTDHDASGDRLLQTDTATGKTAPLFDADALAAALTTLLEAKDKPVKADKLGIRGISTTADGRYRFSVRGTEVACDAQAHCAKVYAKAEAEPGALSPDKKSEAFIRDWNLWVRDLATGKETQLTTDGVTDYGYATDNAGWKHTDMAIVEWSPDSKKIATFQQDQRKTSEMYLVSTQVGAPKLEAWKYPLPGDKDVTMIERVIIDVPTRKVTRLKMEPDQHRSTLCDDISCGPDGGWDDVKWAPDSKTVAFVSTSRYHKDAWFRIADADTGAVRTVFSEHVKTQYESGNGTANWAYLPQTNEAVWFSERSNWGQLYLYDLTTGKLKHAITTGEGNVTEMLKVDPATRTVWFRGVGRTAGINPYYQQFWKVSLDGGKPTLLTPEASDHTVSLSPDGKLFVDAYSTTTVPPVTVLRSAADGQDVAPVAKADITRLKAIGWVPPEPFTVKARDGKTDLYGIMFKPSDFDPSKKYPIVNYIYPGPQTGSVRGRSFLATHGDNQSLAELGFIVVAIDGMGTPWRSKAFHDTWYGDMADNTLPDQVAGMKELGAKYPWIDLSRAGIWGHSGGGNASTAAILRYPDFFKVAWSESGNHDNRGYEDDWGERYQGELIVGKDGKGNYDSQANASLAGNLKGHLMLVHGTMDDNVPPYLTLLVVDALMKANKDFDMLMIPNVHHGYGAMSAYIARRRWDYFVRYLAGETPPKDFKLEAPKD, encoded by the coding sequence ATGCTCCTGAACTCCATCGCCCCGCGCCTGATCGGCGCCCTGGTCCTGACCGCCGCGGCGGCCAGCGCCGGTGCGGTCACCGAGGCCGACTACGCCCGGGCCGCCAAGCTGGCCTATGCCCAGCCGCTGGTCGACCACGCGGTGACCCGCGTGACCTGGCTGGACGCCGGCCACTTCGTCTACACCGACCACGACGCCAGCGGCGATCGCCTGCTGCAGACCGACACGGCCACCGGCAAGACCGCGCCGCTGTTCGATGCCGATGCGCTGGCCGCCGCGCTGACCACCCTGCTGGAGGCCAAGGACAAGCCGGTCAAGGCCGACAAGCTGGGCATCCGCGGCATCAGCACCACCGCCGACGGCCGCTACCGCTTCTCCGTGCGCGGCACCGAGGTCGCCTGCGATGCGCAGGCGCATTGCGCCAAGGTCTATGCCAAGGCCGAGGCCGAGCCCGGCGCCCTCTCGCCGGACAAGAAATCCGAGGCCTTCATCCGTGACTGGAACCTGTGGGTGCGCGACCTGGCCACCGGCAAGGAGACCCAGCTGACCACCGATGGCGTCACCGACTACGGCTACGCCACCGACAACGCCGGCTGGAAGCACACCGACATGGCCATCGTGGAGTGGTCGCCGGATTCGAAGAAGATCGCCACCTTCCAGCAGGACCAGCGCAAGACCAGCGAGATGTACCTGGTCAGCACCCAGGTCGGCGCGCCCAAGCTGGAGGCGTGGAAATACCCGCTGCCCGGCGACAAGGACGTGACCATGATCGAGCGCGTCATCATCGACGTGCCCACGCGCAAGGTCACCCGGCTGAAGATGGAGCCCGACCAGCACCGCTCCACCCTGTGCGATGACATCAGCTGCGGCCCCGACGGCGGCTGGGACGACGTGAAGTGGGCGCCGGACAGCAAGACCGTCGCCTTCGTGTCGACCTCGCGCTACCACAAGGACGCCTGGTTCCGCATCGCCGACGCGGACACCGGTGCGGTGCGCACCGTGTTCTCCGAGCACGTCAAGACCCAGTACGAAAGCGGCAATGGCACCGCCAACTGGGCCTACCTGCCGCAGACCAATGAAGCGGTGTGGTTCTCCGAGCGCTCCAACTGGGGTCAGCTGTACCTGTACGACCTGACCACCGGCAAGCTCAAGCACGCCATCACCACCGGTGAGGGCAACGTCACCGAGATGCTCAAGGTCGACCCGGCCACGCGCACGGTGTGGTTCCGTGGCGTGGGCCGCACCGCCGGCATCAATCCCTACTACCAGCAGTTCTGGAAGGTCAGCCTGGACGGCGGCAAGCCGACCCTGCTCACCCCGGAAGCCAGCGACCACACCGTGTCGCTGTCGCCGGACGGCAAGCTGTTCGTCGATGCGTACTCGACCACCACGGTGCCGCCGGTGACCGTGCTGCGCAGCGCGGCCGACGGCCAGGACGTGGCCCCGGTCGCCAAGGCCGACATCACGCGGCTGAAGGCGATCGGCTGGGTGCCGCCGGAACCGTTCACGGTCAAGGCGCGCGACGGCAAGACCGATCTGTACGGGATCATGTTCAAGCCGTCCGACTTCGATCCGTCCAAGAAGTACCCGATCGTCAACTACATCTACCCTGGTCCGCAGACCGGCTCGGTGCGCGGGCGCAGTTTCCTGGCCACGCATGGCGACAACCAGTCGCTGGCCGAGCTGGGCTTCATCGTGGTGGCCATCGATGGCATGGGCACGCCGTGGCGCTCCAAGGCCTTCCACGACACCTGGTATGGCGACATGGCCGACAACACCCTGCCCGACCAGGTGGCCGGCATGAAGGAGCTGGGCGCCAAGTATCCGTGGATCGACCTGTCGCGCGCTGGTATCTGGGGCCACTCGGGCGGTGGCAACGCCTCCACTGCCGCGATCCTGCGTTACCCGGATTTCTTCAAGGTGGCCTGGTCGGAGAGCGGCAACCACGACAACCGGGGCTACGAGGACGACTGGGGCGAGCGCTACCAAGGCGAATTGATCGTCGGCAAGGACGGCAAGGGCAACTACGACAGCCAGGCCAATGCCTCGCTGGCCGGCAACCTCAAGGGCCACCTGATGCTGGTCCACGGCACGATGGACGACAACGTGCCGCCGTACCTGACCCTGCTGGTGGTCGATGCGCTGATGAAGGCCAACAAGGACTTCGACATGCTGATGATCCCCAACGTGCACCACGGCTACGGGGCGATGTCGGCGTACATCGCGCGCCGGCGCTGGGATTATTTCGTGCGTTATCTGGCGGGGGAGACGCCGCCGAAGGACTTCAAGCTCGAGGCGCCGAAGGATTGA
- the dinB gene encoding DNA polymerase IV: MRKILHIDMDAFYASVEQRDDPALRGKPVVVGGSALRGVVCAASYEARKYGVRSAMPGVRARRLCPDAIFVPPDFPRYRAVSRQIREIFLQHTDLVQPLSLDEAYLDVTAPKIASPSATATAQAIRAQIFETTQLTASAGIAPNKFLAKIASDWNKPNGQFVIKPAQVEAFLTPLPVGRIPGVGKVAERKLAEMGIATVGDLRGFTREDLQQRFGRFGEALYRRARGIDERPVEPDQPVQSISAEDTFAEDLPLSALEPAIVHMAERAWIATRKTDRIGHTVVLKLKTAQFRILTRSFTPEAPPASLAEFTRIALSLRERVELPADTRYRLVGVGLGGFRERDEVVLQGTLFDEDALAMGDDHPVS; this comes from the coding sequence ATGCGCAAGATCCTCCACATCGACATGGACGCCTTCTACGCGTCGGTCGAACAACGCGACGACCCCGCCCTGCGCGGCAAGCCGGTCGTCGTCGGTGGCAGCGCGCTGCGCGGGGTGGTCTGCGCGGCCAGCTACGAGGCGCGCAAGTACGGCGTGCGCTCGGCCATGCCGGGCGTGCGGGCGCGGCGGCTGTGTCCGGACGCGATCTTCGTGCCGCCGGATTTCCCGCGCTATCGCGCGGTGTCACGGCAGATCCGCGAGATCTTCCTGCAGCACACCGACCTGGTGCAGCCGCTGTCGCTGGACGAGGCCTACCTTGATGTGACCGCGCCCAAGATCGCCTCGCCCAGCGCCACGGCCACCGCGCAGGCGATCCGCGCGCAGATCTTCGAGACCACCCAGCTGACCGCTTCGGCCGGGATCGCCCCCAACAAGTTCCTGGCCAAGATCGCCTCGGACTGGAACAAGCCCAATGGGCAATTCGTGATCAAGCCGGCCCAGGTCGAGGCCTTCCTCACCCCGCTGCCGGTCGGTCGCATCCCCGGGGTGGGCAAGGTGGCCGAGCGCAAGCTCGCCGAGATGGGCATCGCCACCGTCGGCGACCTGCGCGGCTTCACCCGGGAAGACCTGCAGCAGCGCTTCGGCCGGTTCGGCGAGGCGCTGTACCGGCGCGCACGCGGCATCGACGAGCGCCCGGTCGAGCCGGACCAGCCGGTGCAGTCGATTTCGGCCGAGGACACCTTTGCTGAGGATCTGCCGCTGTCGGCACTGGAACCGGCCATCGTGCACATGGCCGAGCGTGCCTGGATCGCGACGCGCAAGACCGACCGCATCGGCCACACCGTGGTGCTCAAGCTCAAGACCGCACAGTTCCGCATCCTCACCCGCAGCTTCACGCCCGAGGCGCCGCCGGCCTCGCTGGCCGAGTTCACCCGCATCGCCCTGTCGCTGCGCGAACGCGTGGAGCTGCCGGCCGACACGCGCTATCGGCTGGTGGGCGTGGGCCTGGGCGGCTTCCGCGAGCGCGACGAAGTGGTGCTGCAGGGCACGTTGTTCGACGAGGACGCCCTCGCCATGGGCGATGACCATCCGGTCAGTTGA
- a CDS encoding TolC family protein: MWLRLAALAVFAVVPCAFAQDRSPAPLSLDDALMRVSDTHPTLRLLAGERPALEARAQAAALKPPLTLGVDLENALGSGQTRAFDAAELTVSLSGVLERGGKLDARRALAQANLDALAPRRETARLDLLAEVARRYQAIVAAQREEAIARLDIDQRQRAVQAARARLRAGASPESVLLTAQAQLAQAELDRDRARQADRAARLALAVLWGQREADFADVSGRLDRLPVLESFDALAQLLERTPELAEVAGQARVQEAQLRLARSEGQADLQWQLGVRRLQDADDTALVAGLSLPLGSARRAAPGIRAAQADLAQNALQRDAVLLQLHATLAEAHGRYLTARLEVQRLDDEVLPRLQQAERAAEQAWRAGAISYLEWAQLQGQRVTALRRQLDAAVQAQTALIELQRLTGQPLVAARAPQEPTP, from the coding sequence ATGTGGTTGCGACTGGCGGCATTGGCCGTCTTCGCGGTCGTGCCCTGTGCGTTCGCGCAGGACCGGTCGCCGGCTCCCCTGAGCCTGGACGACGCGCTGATGCGCGTGTCCGATACCCATCCCACCCTGCGCCTGCTGGCCGGTGAACGCCCCGCGCTGGAGGCGCGCGCGCAGGCCGCGGCGCTGAAGCCGCCCCTGACGCTCGGTGTCGATCTGGAAAACGCCCTGGGCAGCGGCCAGACGCGCGCCTTCGACGCGGCCGAACTGACCGTCTCCCTGTCCGGCGTGCTGGAGCGCGGCGGCAAGCTGGATGCCCGCCGCGCCCTAGCCCAGGCCAACCTCGACGCGTTGGCGCCACGGCGCGAAACCGCGCGCCTGGACCTGCTGGCCGAGGTGGCCCGGCGCTACCAGGCGATCGTGGCGGCGCAGCGCGAGGAGGCCATCGCCCGGCTGGACATCGACCAGCGCCAGCGCGCCGTGCAGGCCGCGCGCGCCCGGCTGCGGGCCGGTGCCTCGCCCGAGTCGGTCCTGCTCACCGCGCAGGCGCAGCTGGCCCAGGCCGAACTGGATCGCGATCGCGCGCGCCAGGCCGATCGCGCCGCCCGTCTGGCCCTGGCCGTGCTGTGGGGCCAGCGCGAAGCGGACTTCGCGGACGTCAGCGGCAGGCTGGACCGCCTGCCCGTGTTGGAATCCTTCGACGCGCTGGCGCAGTTGCTCGAACGGACGCCGGAACTGGCCGAGGTCGCCGGCCAGGCGCGCGTGCAGGAAGCCCAGCTGCGCCTGGCCCGGAGCGAGGGCCAGGCCGACCTGCAATGGCAGCTTGGCGTGCGCCGGCTGCAGGACGCCGATGACACCGCGCTGGTCGCCGGGCTGAGCCTGCCGCTGGGCAGCGCACGTCGCGCCGCGCCTGGAATCCGCGCCGCGCAGGCCGACCTGGCGCAGAACGCGCTGCAGCGCGACGCGGTCCTGCTGCAGCTGCACGCGACCCTGGCCGAGGCGCACGGCCGCTATCTCACCGCACGGCTGGAGGTGCAGCGCCTGGACGATGAGGTGCTGCCAAGGCTGCAGCAGGCCGAGCGCGCCGCCGAGCAGGCCTGGCGCGCCGGGGCCATCAGTTATCTGGAGTGGGCGCAGCTGCAAGGCCAGCGCGTGACGGCGCTGCGGCGCCAGCTCGACGCCGCCGTGCAGGCCCAGACCGCCCTGATCGAACTGCAGCGGCTGACCGGGCAGCCGCTCGTCGCTGCCCGTGCACCGCAGGAGCCCACGCCATGA